One genomic region from Aminivibrio pyruvatiphilus encodes:
- a CDS encoding DUF6290 family protein: MGTIAIHVTPEEEAMLRKCAEGAGVSIEELLRNSVLQYVADESDRQAYSVYLGYKDRCTMLSFEEAKKLWK; encoded by the coding sequence ATGGGAACGATTGCGATTCATGTAACGCCGGAAGAAGAGGCAATGTTGAGAAAATGTGCTGAAGGAGCTGGTGTGAGCATCGAGGAGCTTTTAAGAAACTCTGTTCTTCAGTATGTCGCGGATGAGTCCGACAGGCAGGCGTACAGTGTGTATCTTGGGTACAAGGACCGTTGTACTATGCTGTCGTTTGAAGAGGCGAAAAAACTGTGGAAATGA
- a CDS encoding NHLP bacteriocin export ABC transporter permease/ATPase subunit encodes MPTAGGHGGLFRFLPRNASDRQGRMNPMFEELALHGTELEITGKTPFFLDDPETVWCVLAGQVDVYVTARDGALQTGGRDYLFTMEAGEALFGVERGFFGDTMGLLAGGIPGTKVLRIARSKLLEGTEGQGIAFTASLVDKFLEGLGRGIVKDIVPLPKVRQKIGGERGALEANKPAGTDELLWGEIVEGRALFVGTEDLSPGGTPFALPPNCWIVPLESCTVHGRSTEDLIRGGEFPSVFDAFCEMVFSSLAMNARLRAADDLGALRQMQMSSRRAISTALSTLASALSGKLREDGAARREDSPLRRAFSTVAGYLGRKIAPGGEGGGDESLRDLAQASNLKYRTVTLAGPWWLSDGAPLIAYRDGTPVALLPTSRGYRIADDDGERAVDEAIAGTLAPGAVQIYRPLPGSPLGGMDLLRFGLEGTKKDLGFVFVVSVALALLGLVSPEVNRQIFGEVIPHAERGRMLQLFAILVSVAVSSGLLHYANGIAFLRSETVLDHDVATGLWDRILRLPVGFFRKTTSGDLANRALGLFALRETASRTVKTFLVQSVFLVFFLGQSFWYDWKLALAGLGCLLVPAVLMVAVNLVQLRFQRRMTGLQNRLLALTFQIMTGISKIRVAGAEERSFARWAELFGAQRMLGTKARKLEVFLNTVLALFPLSVAIAVLYALVRWSAADGIYNTGQFMAFWSAFGALQAAFFQIVSSFTATMNMLPLVENLAPILRAEPEAGDLKTDPGEISGKIDLEQVVFRYLKDGPPVLKGLDLHIEPGEFVAIVGPSGAGKSTLIRLLLGFDQPESGGVFYDSRDITELDLGKLRRQIGVVLQGGGLLSGDIASNIRCSRSLSVEQIDEALRMAGMEEDIAAMPMGIHTVITDGANTVSGGQKQRLLVARAIAGKPRVLIFDEATSALDNRTQAMISRSLEGIQATRIVVAHRLSTIIGADRICVLEDGRLVEEGKYGELMAKNGLFAELVRRQTV; translated from the coding sequence ATGCCGACAGCCGGCGGGCACGGCGGGCTGTTCCGGTTCCTGCCGCGGAATGCTTCGGATCGCCAGGGAAGGATGAACCCCATGTTCGAAGAGCTTGCCCTCCATGGCACAGAACTTGAGATCACCGGAAAAACGCCGTTCTTCCTCGACGATCCGGAGACCGTCTGGTGCGTCCTCGCCGGCCAGGTAGACGTCTACGTCACCGCCCGGGACGGCGCCCTTCAGACCGGCGGGCGGGATTACCTCTTCACCATGGAGGCAGGAGAGGCCCTCTTCGGCGTTGAAAGGGGATTTTTCGGCGATACCATGGGGCTTCTCGCCGGAGGAATTCCGGGAACGAAGGTCCTTCGAATCGCCCGGTCGAAGCTGCTCGAAGGGACTGAAGGGCAGGGAATCGCCTTCACGGCCTCCCTGGTCGACAAATTTCTCGAGGGGCTGGGCCGGGGCATCGTCAAGGACATCGTGCCTCTGCCGAAGGTGCGGCAGAAGATAGGCGGAGAGAGAGGGGCCCTCGAAGCCAACAAGCCGGCGGGAACGGACGAGCTTCTCTGGGGAGAGATCGTCGAGGGGAGAGCCCTCTTCGTCGGTACCGAAGACCTCTCGCCGGGAGGAACGCCCTTCGCCCTTCCGCCGAACTGCTGGATCGTTCCGCTGGAATCCTGCACCGTGCATGGGCGATCCACGGAGGACCTGATTCGCGGGGGCGAATTCCCGTCCGTCTTCGACGCCTTCTGCGAGATGGTTTTCTCCTCCCTCGCCATGAACGCCAGGCTTCGGGCCGCGGACGACCTCGGCGCACTCCGGCAGATGCAGATGTCGAGCAGGCGGGCCATTTCCACGGCCCTCTCGACCCTTGCGTCCGCCCTCTCGGGAAAACTCCGCGAGGATGGGGCTGCGCGGCGGGAGGACTCTCCGCTCCGGAGGGCCTTTTCCACCGTGGCGGGATACCTCGGCCGGAAAATCGCCCCGGGAGGAGAGGGGGGAGGAGACGAATCGCTGCGCGACCTCGCCCAGGCTTCGAACCTCAAATATCGAACGGTGACGCTCGCCGGTCCGTGGTGGCTCTCCGACGGAGCGCCCCTGATCGCGTACCGGGACGGTACGCCGGTTGCCCTGTTGCCCACGAGCCGCGGATACCGCATCGCGGACGACGACGGAGAGCGGGCAGTCGACGAGGCAATCGCCGGAACTCTCGCACCGGGCGCGGTGCAGATCTATCGTCCTCTTCCCGGCTCCCCGCTGGGAGGGATGGACCTGCTCCGCTTCGGCCTTGAGGGAACAAAGAAGGACCTCGGCTTCGTCTTCGTCGTCTCGGTCGCCCTCGCCCTTCTCGGGCTGGTCTCCCCCGAAGTCAACCGCCAGATATTCGGCGAGGTGATTCCCCATGCCGAGCGGGGACGCATGCTCCAGCTCTTCGCAATTCTGGTTTCGGTGGCGGTTTCCTCGGGGCTGCTGCACTACGCCAACGGCATCGCCTTTCTCCGTTCGGAGACAGTGCTGGACCACGACGTCGCAACCGGGCTCTGGGACCGCATCCTGCGCCTGCCGGTGGGCTTCTTCCGGAAGACGACCTCCGGCGACCTCGCCAACCGGGCGCTCGGCCTCTTCGCTCTCCGGGAGACGGCGTCGAGGACGGTGAAGACATTCCTCGTGCAGAGCGTCTTCCTGGTATTCTTCCTGGGGCAGTCGTTCTGGTACGACTGGAAGCTGGCCCTCGCCGGCCTTGGGTGCCTTCTCGTCCCCGCGGTGCTCATGGTGGCGGTGAATCTCGTTCAGCTCCGCTTCCAGCGCAGGATGACCGGCCTGCAGAACCGCCTGCTGGCACTCACCTTCCAGATCATGACCGGCATCTCGAAGATACGGGTAGCGGGGGCCGAGGAGCGGTCCTTCGCCCGGTGGGCCGAGCTTTTCGGTGCACAGCGGATGCTCGGGACGAAAGCAAGAAAGCTCGAGGTTTTTCTGAATACCGTACTGGCGCTCTTCCCGCTCTCCGTCGCCATCGCGGTCCTCTACGCCCTCGTCCGCTGGAGCGCCGCGGACGGCATCTACAACACGGGACAATTCATGGCCTTCTGGTCGGCTTTCGGAGCGCTCCAGGCGGCTTTCTTCCAGATCGTGAGCTCCTTTACCGCCACGATGAACATGCTTCCCCTCGTCGAGAACCTCGCGCCCATTCTCCGGGCAGAACCGGAGGCGGGCGACCTCAAGACCGATCCCGGGGAGATTTCGGGGAAGATCGACCTGGAACAGGTCGTTTTCCGGTACCTCAAGGACGGCCCCCCGGTGTTGAAGGGGCTGGACCTCCACATCGAGCCGGGGGAGTTCGTGGCGATCGTGGGGCCGTCGGGGGCCGGGAAGTCCACGCTCATCCGGCTTCTTCTGGGCTTCGACCAGCCGGAATCGGGAGGAGTATTCTACGACAGCAGGGACATCACCGAGCTGGACCTGGGGAAACTCCGCCGGCAGATCGGCGTGGTCCTCCAGGGCGGAGGGCTGCTTTCGGGCGATATCGCATCCAACATCCGCTGTTCGCGCAGCCTGTCGGTGGAGCAGATAGACGAGGCGCTCCGGATGGCCGGAATGGAGGAGGACATCGCCGCGATGCCCATGGGGATCCACACCGTCATCACCGACGGGGCGAACACGGTCTCCGGAGGGCAGAAGCAGCGCCTTCTCGTGGCACGGGCCATTGCCGGAAAGCCGCGGGTGCTGATCTTCGACGAGGCCACGAGCGCCCTCGACAACAGGACGCAGGCGATGATCAGCCGCAGCCTGGAGGGTATCCAGGCGACGCGCATCGTGGTGGCCCACCGCCTCTCAACGATCATCGGAGCGGACAGGATCTGCGTTCTGGAGGACGGGCGGCTTGTCGAAGAGGGGAAGTACGGCGAGCTGATGGCGAAAAACGGCCTCTTCGCAGAGCTGGTCCGCAGGCAGACGGTGTAG
- a CDS encoding nitroreductase family protein, which translates to MIEAVRTRRSVRKFTGRDVEDEVVLQLFESARLAPSGHNTQPWRFIVVRSPEAKRALAKAAHGQSWMDAAPVFIVCVADVRCRIQDEPGLEVNETSPQFALKQVIRDTAIAVEHAVLEAEALGLGTCWVAWYEQADVRPILGIPADKFVVAILPLGYPAEAPGERPRKKLDEIVMFEKWEEKAGKA; encoded by the coding sequence ATGATCGAAGCCGTCAGGACAAGGCGCAGCGTGCGCAAGTTTACCGGCAGGGACGTGGAGGACGAGGTTGTCCTTCAGCTTTTTGAGAGTGCCCGGCTGGCCCCGTCGGGGCACAACACCCAGCCGTGGCGGTTCATCGTGGTACGGTCTCCCGAGGCGAAACGGGCGCTGGCGAAGGCTGCCCACGGCCAGTCGTGGATGGATGCGGCCCCCGTGTTTATCGTCTGTGTGGCCGATGTCCGGTGCCGCATACAGGACGAACCCGGCCTCGAGGTAAACGAGACGAGTCCCCAGTTCGCCCTGAAGCAGGTGATCCGGGACACGGCCATCGCCGTGGAGCATGCGGTGCTGGAGGCGGAGGCCCTGGGCCTGGGTACGTGCTGGGTGGCGTGGTACGAGCAGGCGGACGTCCGTCCTATTCTTGGTATTCCGGCCGACAAATTTGTGGTGGCCATCCTGCCCCTGGGGTACCCCGCCGAGGCCCCCGGGGAACGTCCGCGGAAGAAGCTGGACGAGATTGTCATGTTCGAGAAATGGGAGGAAAAGGCTGGAAAAGCATAA
- the thrC gene encoding threonine synthase, whose protein sequence is MRKGILHSYERFFPLTERTPRLSLCEGDTPLVPLRNMGRELGVELYGKYDGLNPTGSFKDRGMVLAVSKALEEGAKALICASTGNTSASAAAYGAAAGIPCFVLLPAGKVAVGKLAQALIYGARVIAVRGNFDRALEMAREASREKGSLAIVNSVNPYRLFGQRSASWEICDELGDAPDWLVLPVGNAGNISAYCAGFEFYREIGRIEKLPRLMGVQAEGAAPLVKGSPVDEPETVATAIRIGHPVSADKARRAVEITSGQFLSVSDDEILDAQKMLASSDGIFAEPASCAPLAGLVKLRKNGRLPGGLRIVLVLTGNGLKDPDSAVSRVDLPVEIDGTPEALAEVLGL, encoded by the coding sequence ATGAGAAAAGGCATTCTGCATTCCTACGAGCGTTTTTTTCCCCTTACGGAGCGGACTCCCCGTCTTTCCCTGTGCGAGGGCGACACTCCCCTCGTTCCGCTGCGGAATATGGGCAGGGAACTCGGGGTGGAACTGTACGGCAAGTATGACGGCCTGAACCCCACGGGGTCTTTCAAGGACCGGGGGATGGTGCTGGCCGTGTCGAAGGCCCTGGAGGAGGGGGCGAAGGCCCTCATCTGCGCGTCCACGGGAAACACGTCCGCCTCGGCGGCTGCCTACGGAGCCGCGGCGGGAATTCCCTGCTTCGTCCTGCTGCCGGCGGGGAAGGTCGCCGTGGGAAAGCTGGCCCAGGCCCTGATTTACGGCGCCCGGGTCATCGCCGTCAGGGGCAATTTTGACCGGGCCCTGGAAATGGCCCGGGAGGCCTCCAGGGAAAAGGGAAGCCTCGCCATCGTGAACTCGGTGAACCCGTACCGGCTGTTCGGCCAGAGGAGCGCTTCGTGGGAGATCTGCGACGAGCTGGGCGACGCGCCGGACTGGCTGGTTCTGCCCGTGGGCAATGCGGGAAACATCAGCGCCTACTGCGCCGGTTTCGAGTTTTACAGGGAGATCGGCCGCATCGAAAAACTGCCCCGCCTGATGGGCGTCCAGGCCGAGGGGGCGGCCCCCCTGGTGAAGGGAAGCCCCGTGGACGAGCCGGAAACGGTGGCCACGGCCATCAGGATCGGTCATCCCGTGAGCGCCGACAAGGCACGGCGGGCCGTGGAAATTACCAGCGGCCAGTTCCTCTCCGTTTCCGACGACGAGATTCTGGATGCCCAGAAAATGCTGGCCTCCTCAGACGGGATTTTTGCCGAACCCGCTTCCTGCGCACCCCTGGCAGGCCTGGTGAAGCTCCGCAAAAACGGAAGGCTGCCCGGGGGGCTGCGGATCGTGCTGGTGCTTACCGGCAACGGTCTGAAGGATCCCGATTCCGCCGTGAGCAGGGTGGATCTGCCGGTGGAAATCGACGGAACTCCCGAAGCCCTGGCGGAGGTGCTCGGACTGTGA
- the thrB gene encoding homoserine kinase yields MSLLRVKVPASSANLGSGFDTVGLALSLYNFFDVLEILPHGQYEVDVVGEGGGEESLVARNGVVRSYERACREWGMEPPGLRLRTLNAIPMKRGLGSSSSAIVGGVAIANELRERPLPKEDLLPMMVAMEGHPDNVVPCCLGGMAVSCWDGGNLRLVRMPPLPPDMVAVVAVPAVELSTEDARNALPKEVSMKDAVYNLSRSALLAASWATGNWDNLPWAMDDRLHQPFRARLFPGGEAILEEVRRIPQCSGVAISGSGPSVLAFARGEAHRVAELMCSIFTRSGVRSRFFVLSEDSAGVTVAKNVSSTDIYRPLRKGSVFPMAFGVDGSGRCVVEEVISDMDVAKIAVLGVPDVPGVAARLFSDLAGAGVGAEMIVQSVMRGQMNDIAFIVKQSLLGDAIAICRSFASGVGAQGVTFDAEVAKVALKGDLLSGCPEIPSQMFSVLAGCRINIDMIAAASTIIACIVASPDMEGASSALSQAFLRS; encoded by the coding sequence GTGAGCCTGCTCCGGGTGAAGGTGCCCGCGTCGAGCGCAAACCTCGGCTCCGGTTTCGACACGGTGGGGCTGGCCCTTTCGCTCTATAATTTTTTCGATGTGCTGGAGATCCTGCCCCATGGTCAGTACGAGGTGGACGTGGTGGGGGAGGGTGGCGGCGAGGAGTCCCTCGTGGCACGCAACGGCGTGGTCCGGAGCTACGAGCGGGCCTGCAGGGAGTGGGGCATGGAGCCGCCCGGGCTCCGCCTCCGGACCCTGAACGCCATTCCCATGAAGCGGGGGCTGGGCAGTTCGTCCTCGGCCATCGTGGGCGGTGTGGCCATCGCCAACGAGCTTCGTGAGCGCCCCCTGCCCAAGGAGGATCTCCTCCCCATGATGGTGGCCATGGAAGGCCATCCTGACAACGTGGTGCCCTGCTGCCTCGGCGGCATGGCGGTGAGCTGCTGGGATGGCGGGAACCTCCGGTTAGTCCGGATGCCGCCCCTTCCGCCGGACATGGTGGCCGTGGTGGCCGTGCCGGCGGTGGAACTGAGCACGGAGGACGCCCGGAACGCCCTGCCGAAGGAAGTTTCCATGAAGGACGCCGTCTACAACCTGAGCCGCTCCGCCCTTCTGGCCGCTTCCTGGGCCACGGGGAACTGGGACAATCTCCCCTGGGCCATGGACGACCGGCTGCACCAGCCGTTCCGGGCGAGGCTTTTTCCCGGCGGCGAAGCAATTCTCGAGGAGGTCCGCAGAATCCCCCAGTGTTCCGGTGTGGCCATCAGCGGCTCGGGCCCGAGCGTGCTGGCCTTTGCCCGGGGCGAGGCCCACAGGGTTGCGGAGCTCATGTGTTCCATCTTCACCCGGTCCGGCGTACGGTCCCGGTTTTTCGTCCTCTCGGAGGATTCCGCCGGTGTGACGGTGGCAAAGAACGTCAGCAGTACCGATATTTACCGCCCTCTCAGGAAAGGAAGTGTGTTCCCCATGGCTTTCGGTGTAGACGGTTCGGGCAGGTGCGTCGTGGAAGAAGTGATCAGCGACATGGACGTGGCGAAGATCGCCGTTCTCGGCGTTCCCGACGTTCCGGGCGTGGCGGCGAGGCTGTTCTCGGATCTCGCCGGAGCCGGCGTGGGTGCGGAGATGATCGTCCAGAGCGTCATGAGGGGGCAGATGAACGACATCGCCTTTATCGTGAAGCAGAGCCTTCTCGGGGATGCCATCGCCATCTGCAGGTCCTTCGCTTCCGGCGTGGGAGCCCAGGGGGTCACCTTCGACGCTGAGGTGGCGAAGGTGGCGCTGAAGGGGGATCTTCTCTCCGGGTGCCCGGAGATTCCGTCCCAGATGTTTTCCGTCCTCGCGGGGTGCAGGATCAACATAGACATGATAGCGGCGGCCTCCACGATCATCGCCTGCATCGTTGCCTCCCCCGACATGGAGGGAGCCTCTTCCGCCCTGTCCCAGGCTTTTCTCCGCTCATAG
- a CDS encoding cupin domain-containing protein, producing the protein MRTFDMETVEKFTGRPGFIGKFIHSEGFTFAQWEIKKGTELTFHDHPHEQTTLLLAGKMEIGTAEHKVTLTPGQGIVFAGGEAHGGFAHEDCLVIDVFCPVREDFKKLQQEQK; encoded by the coding sequence ATGAGGACATTTGACATGGAAACCGTCGAAAAATTCACGGGGAGGCCGGGCTTCATCGGAAAATTCATCCACTCCGAGGGGTTCACCTTCGCCCAGTGGGAGATCAAGAAGGGAACGGAACTCACCTTCCATGACCACCCCCACGAGCAGACCACACTGCTGCTTGCCGGAAAAATGGAGATCGGCACGGCCGAACACAAGGTCACCCTCACCCCGGGACAGGGCATCGTCTTCGCCGGAGGAGAGGCCCACGGAGGCTTCGCCCACGAGGACTGCCTCGTCATCGACGTGTTCTGCCCCGTGCGGGAGGACTTCAAGAAACTGCAGCAGGAGCAGAAATAA
- a CDS encoding NHLP family bacteriocin export ABC transporter peptidase/permease/ATPase subunit — protein MPDRPVMKTPPPRESSLAPSGQFPLWKNRRVSTPTMIQMEATECGAASLGIVLGYYGLFLPLETLREECGVSRDGSKATNLLKAARSHGMEASGFRKEPQGLFDLPLPLILFWNFNHFLVLEGIKGGTVYLNDPASGPRTVDRETLDRSFTGIAISIVPGEQFRPAGRRRSPWAALGRRLAGAKAALFFAVLAGLALVVPGLMEPAFQQIFVDRLLVEGRFEWFRPMLTLMAAIALVKGALTWLQGSVLLRQELSMAIRDSASFVHHLLKLPYTFFLQRYAGEIGNRVQLNDRVAQLLSRELATTMLQCVMVLFYAVMITLYDPPVSVIALLTAVTCALLIVSVNRRRTDLNERFTGEVGKFAGAAIGGLAVIETIKSFGGEEEQFARLAGSLSKIADCRAGLSRLAVRTQSVLPALTSLAAAGVLCFGGFRVMNGVLTMGMLLALQTLMQQTINPVTELVTLWDSFQTAQGNLNRLDDVLRYPRMAERPALEDGAMSGGRKVRLSGRLEMKNISFGYSRLSDPLIGDFSLTLVPGSRVALVGGSGSGKSTLARIACGLFEPWTGEILLDGRPLGSISREEMATSFSFVDQEISLYEGTIRDNLSLWDPSIPTEQLVAACRDACIHRDVVARQGGYDAIVEENGRNFSGGQRQRLEIARALVRSPSLIVLDEATSALDAPTEEAIDRALRRRGCTCLIVAHRLSTIRDCDEIIVLHQGKVAERGTHEELMRLGGRYAGLIEN, from the coding sequence ATGCCTGATCGCCCCGTCATGAAGACGCCGCCCCCCAGGGAGTCTTCCCTTGCCCCTTCGGGACAATTCCCCTTATGGAAGAACCGCCGCGTCTCGACACCGACGATGATCCAGATGGAGGCCACCGAGTGCGGTGCCGCCTCACTGGGGATTGTTCTTGGGTACTACGGCCTCTTTTTGCCCCTGGAGACGCTTCGGGAGGAATGCGGCGTCAGCCGGGACGGCAGCAAAGCGACGAACCTGCTCAAGGCCGCGCGGAGCCACGGAATGGAGGCTTCGGGTTTCCGGAAGGAGCCTCAGGGTCTTTTCGATCTGCCGCTGCCGCTCATTCTCTTCTGGAACTTCAACCATTTCCTGGTGCTCGAGGGCATCAAGGGCGGTACGGTCTATCTCAACGATCCTGCATCCGGCCCCCGCACCGTGGACCGGGAGACGCTGGACCGGTCGTTCACGGGGATCGCCATATCCATAGTGCCGGGGGAGCAGTTCCGCCCGGCAGGCCGCCGCCGGAGTCCATGGGCGGCCCTCGGCAGAAGGCTGGCCGGGGCGAAAGCGGCCCTCTTCTTCGCCGTTCTTGCGGGGCTGGCCCTGGTCGTTCCGGGGTTGATGGAGCCCGCGTTCCAGCAGATCTTCGTCGACCGTCTTCTTGTGGAGGGCCGGTTCGAGTGGTTCCGCCCCATGCTCACCCTTATGGCGGCCATCGCACTCGTCAAGGGCGCGCTGACATGGCTGCAGGGGTCGGTGCTCCTCCGGCAGGAGCTCTCGATGGCCATCCGCGACTCGGCATCCTTCGTGCATCACCTCCTGAAACTTCCGTACACCTTCTTTCTTCAGCGCTACGCCGGGGAGATCGGCAACCGCGTGCAGCTGAACGACCGCGTCGCGCAGCTCCTCTCGCGGGAGCTTGCGACGACCATGCTCCAATGCGTCATGGTGCTCTTCTACGCGGTGATGATCACCCTGTACGACCCGCCCGTTTCGGTGATCGCCCTTTTGACGGCGGTGACGTGCGCTCTGCTGATCGTCTCGGTGAACCGCAGGCGGACGGACCTGAACGAGCGCTTCACCGGCGAGGTGGGGAAATTCGCAGGGGCCGCCATCGGCGGGCTCGCGGTCATTGAGACCATCAAGTCCTTCGGGGGCGAGGAAGAGCAGTTCGCCCGCCTGGCCGGCTCGCTCAGCAAGATAGCGGACTGCCGCGCCGGACTCTCCCGCCTGGCCGTCCGCACCCAGTCGGTGCTTCCCGCCCTTACCTCGCTGGCTGCCGCAGGAGTGCTCTGCTTCGGCGGCTTCCGCGTAATGAACGGTGTGCTCACCATGGGCATGCTGCTCGCGCTGCAGACACTGATGCAGCAGACGATCAATCCGGTAACCGAGCTGGTGACCCTCTGGGACTCCTTCCAGACCGCGCAGGGGAACCTGAACCGTCTCGACGACGTGCTTCGCTACCCGCGGATGGCCGAGCGCCCCGCACTTGAAGACGGCGCCATGTCCGGAGGGCGCAAGGTCCGTCTCTCGGGGCGCCTGGAGATGAAGAACATCTCCTTCGGCTATTCGCGGCTTTCCGATCCGCTGATCGGTGACTTTTCGCTGACGCTCGTTCCCGGCTCCCGGGTGGCCCTTGTGGGAGGATCCGGCTCGGGCAAGTCCACTCTGGCCCGCATCGCCTGCGGCCTCTTCGAGCCGTGGACGGGTGAGATTCTGCTGGACGGCCGTCCCCTGGGGTCAATTTCCCGGGAGGAGATGGCCACATCCTTCTCCTTCGTGGACCAGGAGATATCCCTTTACGAGGGAACGATCCGCGACAACCTCTCCCTCTGGGACCCGTCGATACCGACGGAGCAGCTCGTGGCGGCCTGCCGTGACGCCTGCATCCACCGCGACGTGGTCGCGCGCCAGGGAGGATACGACGCCATCGTGGAGGAAAACGGACGCAACTTCAGCGGCGGACAGCGCCAGCGCCTGGAGATCGCCAGGGCGCTCGTCCGCTCCCCGTCGCTGATAGTGCTCGATGAAGCCACAAGCGCCCTGGACGCGCCCACCGAGGAGGCTATCGACCGTGCGCTCCGCCGCCGGGGGTGCACCTGCCTCATCGTGGCTCACCGCCTTTCGACCATCCGCGACTGCGACGAGATCATCGTGCTCCACCAGGGAAAGGTTGCGGAGCGGGGAACTCACGAGGAACTGATGCGGCTTGGAGGACGCTATGCCGGTCTTATCGAGAACTGA
- a CDS encoding GNAT family N-acetyltransferase, whose translation MIIYRNAVPDDLAGVAELQKRYHISTILEEDKADGFVTTLFSPEQFLSLMRDENGLAVACDGGKIISYAMAASWEYWSAWPLFRHMIADLPNIEYLGRVLSTENSYQYGPVCIAGEYRGQGVLEHIFEFSRRQMASRYPVMVTFINRINPRSYDAHTRKVGMDLIKTFDFNGNHYYELGYDMSRPVPGTSLL comes from the coding sequence ATGATCATCTATCGGAACGCGGTGCCGGACGATCTGGCCGGTGTCGCCGAGCTGCAGAAACGGTACCACATTTCGACCATCCTGGAAGAGGACAAGGCGGACGGGTTCGTGACCACCCTGTTTTCCCCGGAACAGTTCCTGTCCCTGATGCGGGATGAAAACGGCCTGGCTGTGGCGTGCGACGGCGGCAAAATCATTTCCTATGCCATGGCGGCATCCTGGGAATACTGGTCCGCATGGCCCCTGTTCCGGCACATGATCGCCGACCTGCCGAACATCGAATACCTCGGGAGGGTCCTTTCCACGGAGAACTCCTACCAATACGGGCCGGTCTGTATCGCCGGGGAATATCGGGGGCAGGGAGTGCTGGAGCATATTTTCGAATTCTCCCGCCGGCAGATGGCGTCCCGCTACCCGGTGATGGTCACCTTCATCAACAGGATCAACCCCCGGTCCTATGACGCCCATACCCGGAAGGTGGGCATGGACCTGATCAAGACCTTCGACTTCAACGGCAACCACTATTACGAGCTGGGGTACGACATGAGCAGACCTGTCCCCGGGACGAGCCTTCTGTAG
- a CDS encoding NHLP bacteriocin system secretion protein, with translation MKKQIFRQSALDRLSSPEQLDMLFQVVRPATWAALSALLLLLGVLAAWGFYGTVTTLVSGQGILLRLGAHADAPSPGNGRLEAIYVDIDDPVEKDQVIARLAQMELRHQITELRGRVEILKTERTMGTEMGDSKKVLESEYLARRRQALNSSIKVARDRASSLREQLEQYDALYAKKYITRSQYLEVKDRYNAVLQEILSFNEELARLPMTAADSTSQIERQRIDVDMRLLTAEKQLAALEERYDLETAVRSPAAGRVLEVFKSEGQVISAGEALLSVEKSLGDGAPLYVHAFVQPQDGKKILSGMEAQISPSVVKQEEFGVLRGKVTNVSSFPASARGMTRVLGNEQLVQTLSRGGSPITVMMALYPSEETESGYVWSSGDGPPVVLQSGTLCGVTVVVRRQAPVTLVLPFLKKFFLGIGEEIGGGKGDA, from the coding sequence GTGAAAAAACAGATATTCCGCCAGTCCGCACTCGACAGGCTCTCCTCGCCCGAACAGCTCGACATGCTCTTTCAGGTCGTCCGCCCCGCGACGTGGGCGGCGCTGTCAGCACTGCTGCTGCTGCTGGGGGTACTGGCGGCATGGGGCTTCTACGGTACGGTGACCACGCTGGTTTCCGGGCAGGGCATTCTGCTGCGCCTCGGTGCGCATGCGGACGCTCCCTCACCGGGGAACGGCCGTCTCGAAGCCATCTACGTCGATATCGACGACCCCGTCGAGAAGGACCAGGTCATTGCGCGGCTGGCCCAGATGGAGTTGCGGCACCAGATCACCGAGCTGCGCGGCCGGGTGGAGATCCTTAAGACCGAACGGACCATGGGGACGGAGATGGGAGACAGCAAGAAAGTCCTGGAGTCGGAGTACCTCGCGCGGCGCAGGCAGGCGCTGAATTCCTCCATCAAGGTCGCCCGGGACCGTGCATCCTCGCTGCGTGAGCAGCTGGAGCAGTACGATGCCCTCTACGCGAAAAAGTACATCACCCGTTCCCAGTATCTCGAGGTGAAGGACCGCTACAACGCCGTGCTGCAGGAGATCCTCTCGTTCAACGAGGAGCTTGCCCGCCTTCCGATGACGGCGGCCGACTCGACCTCGCAGATCGAACGGCAGAGGATCGACGTGGACATGCGCCTTCTGACCGCAGAAAAGCAGCTCGCCGCTCTCGAAGAACGATATGACCTGGAGACGGCCGTTCGCAGTCCTGCCGCAGGGCGGGTGCTCGAGGTCTTCAAGTCGGAAGGCCAGGTCATATCCGCAGGGGAGGCGCTTCTCTCCGTGGAGAAATCGCTCGGCGACGGGGCGCCTCTCTACGTGCACGCCTTCGTCCAGCCCCAGGACGGAAAGAAAATCCTGTCCGGGATGGAGGCGCAGATCTCCCCTTCCGTGGTGAAGCAGGAAGAGTTCGGCGTCCTGCGCGGAAAGGTGACGAACGTCTCCTCGTTTCCGGCTTCGGCGAGAGGAATGACCCGTGTCCTGGGCAACGAACAGCTTGTGCAGACCCTCTCCCGGGGAGGCTCCCCCATCACCGTGATGATGGCTCTCTATCCCTCTGAAGAGACGGAGAGCGGATACGTGTGGTCGTCGGGCGACGGCCCCCCCGTAGTCCTGCAGAGCGGCACCCTCTGCGGCGTGACTGTCGTGGTCAGGCGGCAGGCCCCGGTGACACTGGTCCTTCCCTTTCTGAAGAAGTTCTTCCTCGGGATCGGAGAAGAAATCGGCGGAGGGAAGGGCGATGCCTGA